Proteins from a genomic interval of Nautilia sp. PV-1:
- a CDS encoding HD domain-containing protein — protein MNKELIKLLFSTASIERWNDLPRPVKFIELDKQAHRMIIAYILAHFEDDVDFYKLIHLGIAGILYRAVLTDLKSPVYHYLRKKKGKELDEFVLKNLKGLVDEELEYYVKIFNSDSSKEKRILSASSYLASKWEFDMIYNFAPDIYGMREIKENIENELEDYYDLEGVKVLSLKRKSYDFISLCGNLRFQKRWANTPRVPETSVLGHMLFVAIVAFLLTKEYGGNNYKIYYNFFTGLFHDLPEALTRDIIAPVKHNVQGLDEILKDYENFLIEEKILPLVPKNVRNELKILITDEFANKLIIDNQVKKVDVAEDLLGMRGIDGSLVKVADHFAAFVEAYMSINHGIKSAELLKAVDTLSNKYKNSKIYGIELSKYFSEGFLK, from the coding sequence ATGAACAAAGAACTTATTAAACTGCTTTTTTCAACCGCGTCTATAGAAAGATGGAACGATCTGCCGCGTCCCGTTAAGTTTATAGAGCTTGACAAACAGGCGCACAGAATGATTATAGCTTACATTTTGGCTCATTTTGAAGACGATGTCGATTTTTACAAACTTATACATTTAGGAATAGCTGGCATACTGTACAGAGCCGTGCTTACGGATCTGAAATCTCCGGTATATCACTATTTGAGAAAGAAAAAAGGCAAAGAGCTGGACGAGTTCGTACTTAAGAATCTAAAAGGGCTGGTTGATGAAGAGTTGGAATATTATGTTAAGATATTTAATTCCGACAGCTCCAAAGAAAAAAGAATTCTTTCGGCATCGAGCTATTTGGCGAGCAAATGGGAATTTGACATGATTTACAATTTTGCGCCGGATATTTACGGAATGAGGGAAATAAAAGAAAATATAGAAAACGAACTTGAAGATTATTACGACCTCGAAGGCGTAAAAGTCCTCTCTCTTAAAAGAAAAAGTTATGATTTTATATCTCTTTGCGGTAACCTCAGATTTCAAAAAAGATGGGCAAACACTCCCAGGGTTCCTGAAACTTCTGTTCTTGGACATATGCTTTTTGTCGCTATTGTGGCTTTTTTGCTTACAAAAGAATACGGGGGAAATAATTATAAAATTTATTATAATTTTTTTACGGGACTTTTTCATGATCTGCCCGAAGCTCTTACAAGAGACATTATAGCTCCTGTTAAACATAACGTCCAGGGGCTTGACGAAATACTTAAAGATTATGAAAATTTTTTAATTGAGGAAAAAATACTGCCGCTGGTGCCTAAAAACGTAAGAAACGAATTAAAAATTTTGATAACCGATGAGTTTGCCAATAAACTTATTATTGACAATCAGGTAAAAAAAGTCGATGTTGCGGAAGATCTGCTGGGAATGAGAGGAATAGACGGAAGTTTAGTAAAAGTAGCCGATCATTTTGCCGCTTTTGTTGAAGCTTATATGAGTATCAATCACGGAATTAAGTCTGCCGAACTGTTAAAAGCGGTAGATACATTAAGCAATAAATATAAAAATTCAAAAATATACGGTATTGAGCTTTCGAAATATTTTAGTGAAGGATTTTTAAAATGA
- a CDS encoding flagellar basal body rod C-terminal domain-containing protein: MINTNLNSLQAHQTLMDINANNVANVNTEDFKATNAHIVDRLEISADTSQSGTDLTKELTDQIVIEDGFKAQIPAIKTQDEMTKTLLDIKA; encoded by the coding sequence ATGATTAATACTAACCTAAACTCCCTGCAGGCACATCAGACACTGATGGACATAAACGCAAACAACGTAGCGAACGTAAATACCGAAGATTTCAAAGCAACGAATGCTCATATTGTGGACAGACTTGAAATCAGTGCCGACACTTCGCAAAGCGGAACCGATTTAACTAAAGAATTAACAGACCAGATAGTAATAGAAGACGGATTTAAAGCTCAGATTCCTGCAATAAAAACACAGGATGAAATGACAAAAACGCTTCTTGACATTAAGGCTTGA
- the argH gene encoding argininosuccinate lyase, translating into MKLWGGRFSTGTAKILDEFNASIPFDKELYIEDIEGSIAHSKMLAKQGILTEKEAEKIKEGLLKIKKEIENGEFKWDIADEDIHMAIEKRLIEIIGDTGKKLHTARSRNDQVAVDFRRWTLKRNIDIAQKIKDLIETFVNIAKEHKNTLLPGMTHLQHAQPISFAYHMLAYASMFKRDYERFIESYKRNNKNPLGCAALAGTPHPIDRYETTKELGFDEPTVNCLDTVSDRDFALEILFNISTLMMHASRISEELVIWSTSEFGFITLSDEYSTGSSIMPQKKNPDVPELIRGKTGRVYGNLVSLLTVMKGLPLAYNKDTQEDKEGVFDSVKTALISITILNETLKTMKVNKEKMYEACKKGHLTATDLADYLVNKGIPFREAHHITGRAVALAEEKGVDLSDLSAEELKSIDNRIGSDVDLSLENSMNSRQSLGATAPNRVEEQIKYFEKFLKETDD; encoded by the coding sequence ATGAAACTCTGGGGCGGCAGATTCAGCACGGGCACTGCAAAAATATTGGACGAGTTTAATGCTTCAATTCCTTTTGACAAAGAGCTTTATATTGAAGATATTGAAGGAAGTATAGCGCATTCTAAAATGCTTGCAAAACAAGGCATTTTAACCGAAAAAGAAGCTGAAAAAATAAAAGAAGGCCTTCTTAAAATCAAAAAAGAGATCGAAAACGGCGAATTTAAATGGGATATAGCCGATGAAGACATTCATATGGCCATCGAAAAAAGACTTATCGAAATAATAGGCGACACCGGCAAAAAACTGCATACGGCAAGAAGCAGAAACGACCAGGTGGCCGTGGATTTCAGAAGATGGACACTCAAAAGAAACATCGATATTGCACAAAAAATCAAAGATTTAATCGAAACGTTCGTAAATATCGCAAAAGAGCACAAAAACACCCTCCTTCCGGGTATGACTCACCTTCAGCACGCACAGCCTATAAGCTTTGCATATCATATGCTGGCATATGCGAGTATGTTTAAAAGAGATTATGAAAGATTTATTGAAAGTTATAAAAGAAACAACAAAAATCCTCTTGGATGCGCCGCACTGGCAGGAACACCGCATCCTATAGACAGATACGAAACGACCAAGGAATTAGGCTTTGACGAACCGACCGTAAACTGCCTTGATACAGTAAGCGACAGGGACTTCGCACTTGAAATCCTTTTTAACATCTCTACACTGATGATGCACGCAAGCAGAATAAGCGAAGAGCTTGTTATCTGGTCAACAAGCGAATTCGGATTTATTACGCTGAGCGACGAATATTCAACCGGAAGCTCAATTATGCCTCAAAAGAAAAATCCGGACGTTCCGGAGCTTATAAGAGGAAAAACAGGCAGGGTTTACGGAAATCTTGTATCACTTTTAACGGTTATGAAAGGACTTCCTCTGGCATACAACAAAGATACCCAGGAAGACAAAGAAGGAGTGTTTGACAGTGTTAAAACAGCTTTGATTTCTATTACGATTTTAAATGAAACGCTCAAAACTATGAAAGTAAATAAAGAAAAAATGTACGAAGCCTGCAAAAAAGGGCATCTGACTGCAACGGATCTTGCCGATTATCTTGTAAACAAGGGGATTCCGTTCAGAGAGGCGCATCATATAACCGGGCGCGCCGTTGCGCTTGCCGAAGAAAAAGGCGTTGATTTAAGCGATTTAAGTGCGGAAGAATTAAAAAGCATTGACAATAGAATCGGAAGCGATGTTGACTTAAGCCTTGAAAATTCTATGAACTCAAGACAGAGTTTAGGTGCCACGGCTCCAAACAGGGTGGAAGAGCAGATTAAATATTTCGAAAAGTTTTTAAAGGAAACAGATGATTAA
- a CDS encoding OsmC family protein, whose protein sequence is MIKIRHLNDHLYEASNGKDIIIIDPKKYTPIDLFITGLGNCSAYDVVEMAKNKGYELSNFELDIEYKRKDTFPKIFTEFHFIYKFNSNADTMTARRWVLSSLETYCSTINTIRNTSKIYYSIILNDDTIAYKESIISGETAHSHEFEDDDDGFGCVA, encoded by the coding sequence ATGATTAAAATAAGACATCTCAACGACCATTTATATGAAGCAAGCAACGGCAAAGACATAATTATAATAGACCCGAAAAAATACACTCCCATAGATCTGTTTATAACGGGTCTTGGAAACTGTTCGGCATATGACGTGGTGGAAATGGCAAAAAACAAAGGCTATGAGCTTTCAAATTTCGAACTTGACATAGAATACAAAAGAAAAGACACATTTCCAAAAATATTTACCGAATTTCATTTTATATATAAATTTAATTCAAACGCCGATACCATGACTGCAAGAAGATGGGTTTTAAGTTCTCTTGAAACATACTGCAGCACTATAAACACTATAAGAAACACCAGTAAAATTTATTATTCCATTATTCTAAACGACGATACTATAGCATATAAAGAAAGTATAATTTCCGGAGAAACTGCACATTCCCACGAATTTGAGGATGACGACGACGGTTTCGGCTGCGTAGCCTGA
- a CDS encoding sensor domain-containing diguanylate cyclase, whose product MVIHPLDKNLNGKTLTSKQFDCATMIEYNNTVKKLNNENLFTAMVTLVKKADNGYIIYKWKKPDSNKSVQKLSYIIKIPHYNWILGSGIYIDDIEKEYKNTLFQYLKFIIPLFFLIIILTAVILKKINTLQKKLHAKQKSIENIAYTDQLTELLNRASFDKKFEEILNESCKKNKKFSILFLDLDNFKPINDTYGHDIGDKVLKIVAKRVKNSLRKNDIIARIGGDEFVVLLPEVSKENISEIIMKLNNAVKKPIKIDSLLIQTSVSIGYSVYPDDGKNKFDLIKKADKLMYLDKQQKKQKD is encoded by the coding sequence ATGGTAATACACCCGTTAGACAAAAACCTGAACGGAAAAACATTAACCTCAAAACAGTTCGACTGTGCCACAATGATAGAATATAACAATACGGTAAAAAAACTAAATAATGAAAACTTATTTACCGCAATGGTCACTCTCGTTAAAAAAGCAGATAACGGCTATATAATCTACAAATGGAAAAAGCCTGATTCAAATAAGTCTGTTCAAAAATTATCATATATTATCAAAATCCCTCATTATAACTGGATACTGGGCAGCGGCATATATATTGACGATATCGAAAAAGAATATAAAAACACTTTATTTCAGTATCTAAAATTCATAATACCTCTGTTTTTCTTAATTATTATCCTTACTGCAGTTATTTTAAAAAAGATAAACACATTACAAAAAAAACTACATGCCAAGCAAAAAAGTATAGAAAACATAGCATATACAGACCAGCTGACAGAATTATTAAACAGAGCATCTTTTGATAAAAAATTTGAAGAAATTTTAAATGAAAGCTGCAAGAAAAATAAAAAATTCAGTATCCTGTTTTTAGACCTTGACAATTTTAAACCCATCAACGACACTTACGGACATGACATAGGTGACAAAGTGCTGAAAATAGTAGCGAAAAGAGTAAAAAATTCTCTGAGAAAAAATGATATAATTGCAAGAATAGGCGGTGACGAGTTTGTAGTGCTGCTGCCTGAGGTCAGTAAAGAAAATATTTCAGAAATAATAATGAAATTAAATAATGCGGTTAAAAAACCGATAAAAATAGATTCTTTATTAATACAGACATCCGTATCTATCGGATATTCCGTATATCCGGATGACGGCAAAAATAAATTCGATCTAATAAAAAAAGCCGATAAACTGATGTATTTGGACAAACAACAAAAAAAACAAAAGGATTAA
- a CDS encoding tetratricopeptide repeat protein, translating to MKKIFLISLLSVFALASNHGQTKDPDLKLALQGKYAQALKGFEKRCDNKNDAYACGMVAYFYNKGFGTQKNIKKALKYYEKGCSLNDTDSCTILGYYYYKGEIVKKDPAKAKQLLNKACKLGNKDACNYAHAIK from the coding sequence ATGAAAAAAATATTCTTAATATCTCTATTATCTGTATTTGCTCTTGCGAGTAATCACGGTCAGACTAAAGACCCTGATTTAAAACTGGCTCTTCAGGGTAAATATGCCCAGGCTTTAAAAGGGTTTGAAAAAAGATGTGACAATAAAAATGACGCTTACGCATGCGGAATGGTTGCCTATTTTTACAACAAAGGTTTCGGAACTCAAAAAAACATAAAAAAAGCCCTTAAATATTATGAAAAGGGATGTTCTTTAAACGATACCGACAGCTGCACTATCCTCGGATATTACTATTACAAAGGCGAAATAGTAAAAAAAGATCCTGCAAAAGCAAAACAGCTCTTAAATAAAGCCTGTAAACTTGGAAATAAAGACGCCTGTAACTACGCACATGCAATAAAGTAA
- a CDS encoding metallophosphoesterase produces MKYVIYGDIHGCLEEWEELRRLIPKNSFEICLGDILDKGPFPVESLRYAQKNNIFSIMGNHEYKHLRKHWGRKVVLDEDQQKVYPQLKQKDFDFIESMPFFLKLNHLTLIHAGISNRLYLNNPKLNLMTLLLFMRDVNEEGKFLPLNHNNPNARFWADVYNGHEGFVVYGHSPFKDPNIKRNSAGIDTGCVYGNKLTALIISNTLKPWENEIVQVEAKQKYAEPHVPFY; encoded by the coding sequence ATGAAATACGTTATCTATGGCGATATTCATGGATGCCTTGAAGAATGGGAGGAGCTTAGACGGCTCATACCCAAAAATTCTTTTGAAATATGTCTTGGTGATATTTTAGACAAAGGCCCTTTTCCCGTAGAATCTCTCAGATATGCTCAAAAAAACAATATATTTTCCATCATGGGCAACCATGAATACAAACATCTTCGCAAACACTGGGGACGAAAAGTTGTTTTGGATGAAGATCAGCAAAAAGTGTATCCTCAATTAAAACAAAAAGATTTTGATTTTATAGAATCAATGCCGTTTTTCTTGAAATTAAACCATCTGACTCTTATTCATGCAGGAATAAGCAACAGGCTGTATCTAAACAATCCGAAACTTAATTTAATGACTCTGCTTTTGTTTATGAGAGATGTAAATGAAGAAGGTAAATTTCTACCGCTAAACCATAATAATCCCAATGCAAGATTTTGGGCCGACGTTTATAACGGCCATGAAGGCTTTGTAGTTTACGGACACTCTCCGTTTAAAGATCCTAATATAAAAAGAAATTCAGCAGGTATAGACACCGGATGTGTTTACGGTAATAAACTTACCGCCCTTATTATTTCAAACACGTTAAAACCTTGGGAAAACGAAATTGTACAGGTAGAGGCTAAGCAAAAATATGCCGAGCCTCACGTGCCGTTTTATTGA
- a CDS encoding YfdX family protein → MAEVKKENKVTENKEVTKNVEEAKENYVDERVQKITKEATEAINAVVKVVELLDKENKEEVLEQIEKVLGKLEVLVAKDPTLQAVPVGVRQEVVDFPGTVEDVELAKTEVVALIKKGEVALARDIMLNLASELDIYITALPIGTYPVVIKAIIPLVEEGKFKEAKALIVEALETLIIEKVVIPLPILRAEKTIIKASEMTKENDKANKEELSKLLEYAKEQLLLAQALGYGKIETDYKDLFEEIENIENKLKGEEGTKGIFENLKTKLSSFMSGFNKVKNPTQMPTKKEDNKEDNKDEKKNQ, encoded by the coding sequence ATGGCAGAAGTAAAAAAAGAAAATAAAGTAACAGAAAACAAAGAAGTTACTAAAAATGTAGAGGAGGCAAAAGAAAATTACGTTGATGAAAGAGTGCAAAAAATAACAAAAGAAGCTACAGAGGCGATTAATGCAGTTGTAAAGGTAGTTGAACTACTTGATAAAGAAAATAAAGAAGAAGTTTTGGAACAAATAGAAAAAGTTCTTGGCAAACTTGAAGTATTGGTTGCTAAAGATCCGACACTACAGGCTGTACCTGTGGGAGTAAGACAGGAAGTTGTTGATTTTCCGGGAACAGTTGAAGACGTTGAACTTGCAAAAACAGAAGTTGTTGCGTTAATTAAAAAGGGAGAAGTTGCGTTAGCGAGAGATATTATGTTAAATCTTGCAAGTGAACTGGATATTTATATAACAGCATTACCGATAGGGACATATCCGGTAGTTATAAAAGCAATTATTCCTTTAGTGGAAGAAGGTAAATTTAAAGAGGCTAAAGCGTTGATTGTTGAAGCGCTTGAAACATTAATTATTGAAAAAGTAGTAATTCCTTTACCGATATTAAGAGCTGAAAAAACTATAATAAAAGCCAGTGAAATGACAAAAGAAAACGATAAAGCAAATAAAGAAGAATTAAGCAAACTTCTTGAATATGCAAAAGAACAGCTGTTACTCGCACAGGCTTTAGGATACGGCAAAATTGAAACTGACTATAAAGATCTGTTCGAAGAAATAGAGAATATTGAAAACAAACTTAAAGGCGAGGAAGGTACAAAAGGAATTTTTGAAAATCTTAAAACAAAATTAAGTTCATTTATGAGCGGATTTAATAAAGTAAAAAATCCTACACAGATGCCTACAAAAAAAGAAGATAATAAAGAAGACAATAAAGACGAGAAGAAAAATCAATAA
- a CDS encoding LysE family translocator encodes MDYIILASMGFFAALTPGPDIFYVIRQGLCKGRVSAFLAVAGILTGNIVYLTLVGIGLGSIGHNPYFQMTVGILGGIYLFRIAVAVFNEKVHIEKSCDNYKKFDIYKQALFLNLSNPKAMIFFAVVITPFMSKNVMLSLVSLYAGISAAFLTAAYFSSKLNIEEKIMNAVNKISSALFLFFSASLFYTAYKASLAVF; translated from the coding sequence ATGGATTATATAATACTTGCAAGTATGGGTTTTTTTGCCGCTTTAACTCCCGGACCTGATATTTTTTATGTCATACGGCAGGGACTGTGCAAAGGGAGAGTTTCCGCGTTTTTGGCCGTTGCAGGTATTTTAACCGGTAATATAGTCTATCTGACACTTGTGGGAATAGGACTTGGCAGTATTGGTCATAATCCGTATTTTCAGATGACAGTAGGAATTTTAGGCGGAATATATCTTTTTCGTATTGCTGTAGCGGTGTTTAACGAAAAAGTCCATATTGAAAAAAGCTGCGACAATTATAAAAAGTTTGATATTTACAAACAGGCTCTTTTTTTAAATCTTTCAAATCCCAAGGCGATGATATTTTTCGCAGTAGTAATAACACCGTTCATGAGTAAGAATGTTATGTTAAGTCTGGTGAGTCTTTACGCAGGTATTTCTGCAGCTTTTTTAACAGCGGCCTATTTTAGCTCTAAACTGAATATTGAAGAAAAAATTATGAATGCGGTAAATAAGATTTCAAGCGCTCTGTTTTTGTTTTTTTCAGCAAGCTTATTCTATACGGCATACAAAGCTTCTTTAGCCGTCTTTTAA
- a CDS encoding pyridoxal phosphate-dependent aminotransferase has protein sequence MKPFIVMDVLKKARELENVIHLEIGEPDLLPSPKVKSALEMSVKNNSFFYTEAKGLKKLREKISEHYKTMYDVKVNPENIIVTTGTSTAFLIAFYFSKIIATPTPGYPCYENFAELENKKFIKIPTCFPEYKLNPKDLNRYNFDTLMISSPNNPTGTLYSKEDLKSICDYCQNENKLLISDELYHGLVYSDDYTTALKYNENAIVINGFSKYFCMPGLRIGWMIVPEKFKRNAEIIAQNILISAPTLSQYAALEAFDYQHLNTVKDEFQKRRDFLYNELKDLFPIAKPEGAFYLWCDISKYSDNSLKFCNTLLEDAKVAATPGIDFGDFNNFIRIAYTKNINELETAAERIRNFLKNIK, from the coding sequence ATGAAACCGTTTATAGTTATGGATGTTTTGAAAAAAGCAAGGGAGCTCGAAAATGTTATCCACTTAGAAATAGGAGAACCCGACCTTCTGCCCTCTCCAAAAGTAAAATCAGCACTCGAAATGTCAGTTAAAAACAACAGTTTTTTTTACACCGAAGCAAAAGGACTTAAAAAATTAAGAGAAAAAATATCGGAACATTATAAAACTATGTATGACGTTAAAGTAAATCCTGAAAATATAATAGTAACCACCGGAACATCTACAGCGTTTTTAATAGCTTTTTATTTTTCAAAAATTATTGCCACCCCTACTCCTGGATATCCTTGCTATGAAAATTTTGCTGAGCTTGAAAATAAAAAATTCATTAAAATCCCTACCTGCTTTCCGGAATACAAATTAAACCCTAAAGATTTAAACAGGTACAATTTCGATACGCTTATGATATCTTCGCCAAACAATCCTACAGGTACGTTATATTCTAAAGAAGATTTAAAAAGCATATGTGATTACTGTCAAAACGAAAACAAGCTTCTTATTAGCGATGAACTTTATCACGGACTGGTATATTCGGATGATTACACAACCGCACTGAAATATAACGAAAACGCCATTGTTATTAACGGGTTTAGCAAATATTTCTGTATGCCGGGTCTGAGAATCGGATGGATGATAGTGCCGGAGAAATTTAAAAGGAATGCGGAAATAATTGCTCAGAATATCCTGATATCTGCCCCTACGCTTTCTCAGTATGCAGCGTTGGAAGCTTTTGACTATCAACATCTCAATACAGTAAAAGACGAATTTCAAAAAAGAAGAGACTTTTTATATAACGAACTAAAAGATCTTTTTCCTATAGCAAAACCTGAAGGAGCTTTTTATTTATGGTGTGATATAAGTAAATACTCAGACAATTCACTTAAATTTTGCAACACTCTGCTTGAAGATGCTAAAGTCGCTGCAACTCCGGGAATTGATTTCGGTGATTTTAATAACTTTATCAGAATTGCATACACCAAAAATATTAATGAACTTGAAACTGCGGCAGAAAGAATAAGGAATTTTTTAAAAAATATTAAATAA
- a CDS encoding F0F1 ATP synthase subunit C, with amino-acid sequence MKKIVALMAIFAAFAFAADGDTMIKAYSVVAAVVGLGLAALGGAIGMGHASAATIAGTARNPGMGGKLMGTMFIALAMIEAQVIYALVLALIALYANPFLG; translated from the coding sequence ATGAAAAAAATCGTAGCTCTTATGGCAATTTTCGCAGCATTTGCTTTCGCAGCAGATGGTGACACAATGATTAAAGCATACAGCGTAGTAGCAGCTGTTGTAGGTCTTGGTCTTGCAGCACTTGGTGGTGCAATCGGTATGGGGCACGCTTCTGCGGCAACAATCGCTGGTACAGCAAGAAACCCTGGTATGGGTGGTAAACTTATGGGTACAATGTTCATCGCATTAGCGATGATCGAAGCGCAGGTTATTTACGCACTTGTACTTGCACTTATCGCACTTTACGCTAACCCATTCTTAGGTTAA
- a CDS encoding AAA family ATPase — MIERVYLKEYVTFDEVELEFNEIELEFSKGLIVFTGPSGAGKSVLMRGILSIFGYFDLNAKLGEAVVDNDVDLEKYGLENDDVLIFKQIKKNKNRFFINNQAVSKKTVKEIADIFINYLSLREIKEFENENIISVLDKMIKDKNYKTLIKEYRELFYKYMKNKKELETLKSLEKEAEEKKEFLKFELEKIEQIDPKPGEFEELMQIKKDLSKVEKIKEKIFEVERIFDFEHGVYELLEMSGVESEFFSNAMNELRIAIDKAQEKAEYLENVDIEEVLERLSNLQELIRRYGSIDECLQAYEKKKKELNELENLSFQKEELENSILNYERELLLLAGKISAKRKKSAEELKNKLNYYLEKLYMPKADIVFNETELNSLGKDKVEIIVNDIDINTISTGEFNRLRVALLASMLEYEDNEKTLFLDEIDANLSGEESMSVAEVLKYLSSKYQIFAISHQPQLASKANKHFLVEKKEGKSIVKELTFDERVQEVARIIGGIEKSQKAVEYAKELLKDENG, encoded by the coding sequence ATGATTGAAAGGGTGTATCTTAAAGAATACGTAACGTTTGATGAGGTTGAGCTTGAGTTTAATGAAATTGAACTTGAGTTTAGTAAAGGTCTTATCGTTTTCACCGGTCCAAGCGGAGCGGGTAAATCTGTTTTAATGAGAGGTATTCTTTCTATATTCGGATATTTTGATTTAAATGCGAAACTTGGGGAAGCAGTCGTTGATAATGATGTTGATTTAGAAAAGTACGGGCTTGAAAATGACGACGTTTTAATTTTTAAACAGATTAAAAAAAATAAAAACAGGTTTTTTATAAACAATCAGGCCGTAAGTAAAAAAACGGTCAAAGAGATTGCTGATATTTTTATAAATTATCTTTCTTTAAGAGAAATAAAAGAGTTTGAAAACGAAAATATTATAAGTGTATTAGATAAAATGATCAAAGATAAAAATTATAAAACGCTGATTAAAGAATACAGAGAACTGTTTTATAAATACATGAAAAACAAAAAAGAACTTGAAACTTTGAAATCTTTAGAAAAAGAGGCAGAAGAAAAAAAAGAGTTTTTAAAATTCGAATTGGAAAAAATAGAACAGATTGATCCTAAACCCGGGGAATTTGAAGAACTTATGCAAATCAAAAAAGATTTAAGCAAAGTTGAAAAAATAAAAGAAAAAATTTTTGAAGTTGAAAGAATATTTGATTTTGAACACGGTGTTTACGAATTGCTTGAAATGAGCGGGGTTGAGAGCGAATTTTTTTCAAACGCAATGAATGAACTGAGAATTGCAATAGATAAAGCTCAGGAAAAAGCCGAGTATCTAGAAAATGTTGATATAGAAGAAGTTCTTGAAAGGCTTTCAAATCTGCAGGAGCTTATAAGAAGATACGGCAGTATTGATGAGTGTCTTCAGGCTTATGAGAAAAAGAAAAAAGAACTAAACGAACTTGAAAATCTCAGTTTTCAAAAGGAAGAGCTGGAAAACAGTATTTTGAATTATGAAAGAGAACTGCTGCTTTTAGCCGGAAAAATTTCCGCAAAAAGAAAAAAATCCGCCGAAGAGCTTAAGAATAAGCTTAATTATTATCTTGAAAAACTGTATATGCCTAAAGCGGATATTGTTTTTAATGAAACTGAATTAAATTCGCTGGGAAAAGATAAAGTAGAAATAATAGTAAACGATATAGATATAAATACAATTTCAACAGGAGAATTTAACAGACTCAGAGTTGCACTGCTGGCAAGTATGCTTGAATATGAGGATAATGAAAAAACTCTTTTTTTAGATGAAATAGATGCAAATTTAAGCGGTGAAGAAAGTATGAGTGTAGCCGAAGTGCTTAAATATCTGTCAAGTAAATATCAGATCTTTGCCATATCGCATCAGCCACAGCTTGCAAGTAAAGCGAATAAGCATTTTCTTGTTGAAAAAAAAGAAGGCAAAAGTATCGTAAAAGAACTTACTTTTGATGAGAGAGTTCAGGAAGTTGCCAGAATAATAGGGGGAATTGAAAAATCGCAAAAAGCCGTAGAATATGCTAAAGAACTTTTAAAGGATGAAAATGGTTAA
- a CDS encoding NAD(+)/NADH kinase: MKAGFVLKPVVDDNLKHLYFKIKEIFEKKGIEVYIDMVSAKLIGILGMDFEKMCQSVDFLVTLGGDGTLISVARRSYKFDKPILGINAGKLGFLTDINPDNIEAFLDKFLKGEYRVDERMVIEVNYLDTKLYAFNDVVISKDIISSMIHINVDTNESHLNRYYGDGLIISTPTGSTAYNLSAGGPVVYPLTEGFILTPICPHSLTQRPLILPSHFEIELEVENNNAKLIIDGQEIFDMKGKIKIKKASNPAKLIHRTERNYFEVLREKLNWGDGK, translated from the coding sequence TTGAAAGCGGGATTTGTATTAAAACCGGTGGTTGACGATAATTTAAAACATCTCTATTTTAAAATAAAAGAAATTTTTGAAAAAAAAGGTATAGAAGTTTATATTGATATGGTTTCCGCAAAACTGATAGGCATACTCGGAATGGATTTTGAAAAAATGTGCCAGAGTGTTGATTTTCTTGTAACTTTAGGAGGTGACGGCACTCTTATTTCGGTTGCGAGGAGAAGTTATAAGTTCGATAAGCCGATTTTGGGAATAAATGCAGGCAAACTCGGATTTTTGACCGATATCAATCCTGACAATATTGAAGCGTTTTTGGATAAATTTTTAAAAGGAGAATACAGGGTTGATGAAAGAATGGTTATAGAAGTAAACTATCTGGATACAAAACTGTATGCATTTAACGATGTTGTGATAAGTAAAGACATAATATCATCTATGATTCATATAAACGTAGATACCAATGAGTCCCATCTTAACAGATATTACGGTGACGGTCTTATTATATCCACTCCTACGGGAAGCACCGCATATAATCTTAGCGCCGGAGGACCTGTGGTTTATCCTTTGACCGAAGGTTTTATATTGACGCCTATCTGTCCGCATTCATTGACGCAAAGGCCTCTTATTCTTCCCAGCCATTTTGAAATAGAATTAGAAGTCGAAAACAACAATGCCAAACTAATAATAGACGGACAGGAAATTTTTGATATGAAGGGTAAAATAAAAATTAAAAAAGCATCCAATCCTGCAAAACTAATTCACAGAACCGAGAGGAACTATTTTGAAGTATTAAGGGAAAAACTTAACTGGGGAGACGGGAAATAA